The genomic interval GTATCCAGTTCTTTTTATAGTTAGTCTTGCTATTGGTGGATTAATTGGAGAAAGGCTAGATATTGAAAATGGTTTTAAACGAATGGTCGCAAAATTTTCAAAAGGGAATTTAGCAGAAGGATTATCGACGGCAATTCTGTTGTTTTGTGCAGGAACACTGTCCATATTAGGTCCAATTGAAAGTGCTTTGAGAGGAAATCATACATATCTTTTTACAAATGCTATTTTAGACGGGGTTACTTCTATTGTATTAGCGTCTACCTTTGGATTTGGGATTGCGGCTTCCGCTCTCGTTTTATTTTTGTGGCAAGGCTTTTTTTATGTGACAGCAGGCCTACTTGCAAACTTTCTAACACCAGATTTATTAGCTGAAATATCGATTATTGGTGGAATCCTTATTTTAAGTTCAGGCCTAAGTATATTAGGTATTAAAAATTTTAAGACATTAAATCTGTTGCCAGCGCTATTAATTCCTGCTATTTGGTTCCTTATACTAAAACTAGTATAGATAGATGATTAAATTGCCTTTGATTAAAAGTTCCGTTTAAGGGGAATATATCTGTAAAAACCAAGCAGAGGTGATAATAATGCAAGAAGAACTTGAAACATTAAGAGACTTAATAAAAGATGTTGATACGGCGATGCTTACAACTATCTCCGAAGAAGGTCTTGTGTCCCGTCCAATGAAAACACAAGAAGTAGAATTTGATGGAGACTTATGGTTTCTGACAAAGAAGGATACAGAAAAGTACGAAGAGATTTTGCATGAAAATGAAGTCAATGTCGCCTATGCAGGAAAATCCTATGTTTCTATCAGAGGAAGAGCTGAACTCGTAGATGACCTTGCAAAGAAGAAAGAATTATGGAGTAAAGCCTATGAAAAAATAATGCAAACTTCATACGATGATCCTAATATTGTATTAATTAAAGTGAAAGCAGAATCAGCAGAATACTGGGATACAGGAAGCTTCACGAAGAATATGGTCTTCTTTTATAAAAGAATTACCGGTCAACAAGCAGAAGACACAAATATTAATGAAACATTGGAACTATAAAAAATACAAAAAAGCTTAAAGTTTTCAGGTGCATTCTAATTAAATGACACAAGAATTGGCGTATGAATTGGCATACGTCTTTTCTTTATTTATCAAGGCTTCTACGGAATTCCCTTACCTTTGGCATAGCAAAGATGTCAAGTCTTCTGTCCTTTGTAGTGCTGTTTTGAGTGTCGAGGGTCCGCACTTATCGGTTGGAGTATAAGGTAAATCGCCTGAGTTGGAAATAGACGGAAAATTTCCGCTTATTTAGTAATTATTATAAAAAAAGGCTTAAATAGACGGAGAGATTCCGCCTATTGATTCGATCAATGCGAAAAAAGAGGATTTTGCTTTGTATAATCGGAAAAACTTCCCTTATATACCCCAAAACAAGCTCTATTCAGCATTTAACTGGAAAACCTCCGCTTATTTTCATGTTGCCGGTTACTCGATTCAGGACAAAACATTTTATTTAAAAGGGAGTTAGTCCGAGAGTCCTCGTTTTAATGTATTACGGCGAACCGTACCAAAAGTAAGTGAGGGTATTATATTAATCATTCCAATGGCGAGTTTTCCCATTTCATATACCAATAACGATGCCAAGGCCACTGTCAAATCGGCCCCCATTTTAAGAAAAGCACCTCAAAACGGAAGCGTTTGAGTTTTCAGCTCTAAGCTTTTTTTGTGCTCTCACTATTTATTTTGATTTTAGAATATTTAAAAAATGTAAAGCGTGTAAAGGGAAATTGAAGTTTGTCAAACCGTTGTTATGAGTTTGTTAATGATTGGTAAATTCGGTTTTTAAGATGAATTTGTATGTTTAAATAGGAATGTACTTCAAATAGGGAGGGGTTTGATAGTGGTAGCAGTAGAAATGAAGGACATTTCTAAATCATACGATAAGCAGAAATCGGTTATTGATGAGATTAGTCTTTCGATAGAAGAAGGGGAGTTTTTTGTTCTTGTTGGACCGTCAGGATCTGGAAAAAGTACATTATTGCGAATGATTGCGGGTCTTGAAGAAATTTCAGGCGGAGTATTGAAGATGAATAATCAAATAGTCAATCACTTGCCGCCAAAGGATCGTAATTTATCAATGGTCTTTCAAAATTATGCATTATATCCACACTTAACGGTGGAACAAAATATTCTTTTCGGCTTACGTGCCAAAAAAGTAGACAAGAAGGAGCAACAAAAAAGGTTGCAAGAAACAGCTAAAATGATGGGATTAACCGAATTATTAAAGCGAAAACCGAGAGAACTATCAGGCGGTCAAAGACAACGTGTAGCTTTAGCTCGGTCTGTTGTAAGTGAAGCTCCTATTTGCTTAATGGATGAGCCACTTTCTAATTTAGATGCAAAGCTCCGTGCTCATATGAGAATAGAAATTCGCCGCCTACAAAAAAAGCTTGGTTTAACGATGATTTATGTTACCCATGATCAAGTCGAGGCAATGACAATGGGAGATCGCATCATGGTATTGAATGATGGGAAAATCCAGCAAGTTGGCGAACCGATTACGTTATATAATCAGCCTGCTAATTTATTTGTTGCCTCCTTTATCGGCTCACCAAAAATTAATTTAAGTAAAGCGAAACTGATTGATCATAAATTGGTTCTTGAGAATGGTCTGCAAATTATGATGGACAAAGAGGATACGCTCCCTTTATTATCACATCCAAATCTTACGATGGGAATTAGAGCAGAGCATATTTTCCCAGGAACAGCAGAACAGACAAGCCATACATTAGAAGTAATTAATGTAGAACAGCTCGGTAATGAAACGTTATTAACCTTTGAAGTGGGAAAAGAGCTGTGGACAGCGAAATGGTTAGGACAATGGCGAATTCAAGTAGGAGATCGTGTACCTGTCCAATTGTCTTCCAAGAATATTTGTTTTTTTGATTCTGAATCAGGAGAATTAATTCGCCCAGCAGTTGCTATTAAAGAACAAGAGGTTGTTGGACTATGAGTGAAATCGTATATCAACAGGAAGCACAGCATTCTGTAGACTTTTTAAAAGAAAAAAGGAAGCAGCGGTTACAGCATTTGTTAAAAGGGATGCTATTTCTATTGCCTTCTATTCTATTATTTAGTGTCTTCTTATTTTACCCATTGGGAAAAACGATCTATTTGAGCTTTTTCTTAACAGATAATCGAGGAGACCCAACCGTGTTTGTAGGATTGGAAAACTATCTTGAAATCTTTAAATCACCAATCTTTTTGAAAAGTTTAAAATCAACCCTGTTATTTGCATTATACACAGTACCAGGAACTATTATCGTAAGCTTATTTTTAGCCGTGCTTGCGAATGAAAAGCTCCGTGGAATTGGTATTTTTCGGACAGTCTTTTCCTCTTCCATGGGAATTTCTGTTGCGGCGGCTTCCGTGTTTTGGATGTTCTTATTTCATCCTACTATAGGTTGGCTTAATCGTATTGTGAAAGCATTTGGTTTGGATCCGATTGGTTGGCTAACAGATCCTAATTGGGCCTTATTATCTGTCTCCGTTTCCACGATTTGGATGAATGTTGGATTTACCTTCTTGATTTTATTAGGAGGGCTTCAATCCATAGATTCCTATCTATATGAAAGTGCTGATATTGATGGTGCAGGATACTTTTATAAGCTAAGACGAATTACGATTCCGATGTTGTCGCCAACCTTATTTTTTGTGTTAACTGTAACATTGATTAATGCCTTTCAAACATTTGGCCAAGTCGATATGTTAACGAGAGGTGGACCGCAGAATGAGACAAATTTAATCGTTTATTCCATTTACCAGGAGGCGTTTATGAACTACCAATATGGTACGGCAAGCGCTCAAGCGATTATTCTTTTTGTGATTATTCTTGTTCTGACTATCATTCAATTTAAGCTTGGAGAAAGGAAGGTTCATTATCAGTGACATTGCCAATGCATAGAAAAATTATCTTTTATATTCTATTAACGATTGCAGCTCTACTTATTTTTTCTCCAGCCATTATTGCATTTCTGATGAGCTTTATGTCATCACAGGATATTATGACTGGAAAAATAATTCCGACAGGCTTAACATTAGACAACTATTTAAAAGTATTTGACCGCTTTCCATTAATGCAATATTTATTAAATAGTTTTGTCGTATCCATCGTCATTATGGTAGGGCAATTAATACTTGCTAGTTTAGCAGCTTATGCATTTGTATTTTTAGAATTTAAAGGAAGAGATTTTATTTTCTTTATCTTCATTGCAACCATGATGGTGCCATTTGAAGCGTCAATTATTCCGAACTTTCAAACGATAAGAAATCTTAATTGGCTTGATCATTATAATGGCTTAACAATTCCTTTTTTCGCAACCGCATTTGGGACCTTTCTCTTGCGTCAGAATTTCAAGCAAATCCCGAAAGAGTTAAAGGAAGCAAGTGAAATAGCAGGAATCGGAGACTTTAAATTTTATTTAACGGTAGTATTACCAATGGCTAAAACAAGCTTGATTACCCTTGGCGTATATGGATTCGTTACGTCATGGAATATGTACTTATGGCCATTACTTGCAACAACAAATGATAGTGTACGTACTGTACAAATAGGTCTAAGACAGCTGCAGTCACAGGAACAGTTAAATGAATGGGGCGTTATCATGGCAGGCGCAATTATCGTTGTTTTGCCAACGTTAATCCTATTATTTTTGGGGCAGAAAAAACTCCAGAAAGGTTTAACGGAAGGAGCTTTAAAATAATTGATAAATTAGGGAGTGTACGAAGAATGACTAAATCAAAGCAGTTGCTAAGTATGTTTTTACTTTCATTGGTTTTATTAATTGTGGGATGTAGCAATAATACAGAATCATCTACTAATAGCGAAGAAGAGAAGGAAGGTCCAACAACCGTTACCTTCTGGCATTCAATGGGAGGGGCAGCACAAGAAGCATTAAATACGATTGTGGATGAATACAATAGCTCTCAAGATCAGGTGAAAGTAAATGCAGAATATCAAGGTACATATGACGAAGCATTAACGAAATTTCATACAGTTGCAGGGACAGAAAGTGCTCCAACGATGATGCAGGTTTTTGAAATTGGTACAAAATCTATGATTAACAGCGGATTTGTCGAGCCGATTCAAACACTTGTTGATGAAGATGGCTATGATATGAGTGGCTTAGAAGAAAACATCACGAATTATTATAAAATTGACGACACATTTTATTCGATGCCATTTAACTCTTCTACACCAGTTATGTACTACAATAAGGATGCCTTTAAGGATGCTGGATTAGATCCAGAGAAAGCACCAGCAACATTTGAAGAAGTAGAAGAAGCAGGAAAGGCAATTGCAAAAGCAAATCCAGAAATGAAGGGATTTGCGCTCCAAGCATATGGTTGGTTATATGAACAATTATTAGCGAACCAAGGGGCTTTATTAATGAACAATGATAATGGCCGTACTGAAACACCAACAGAGATTGGCTTTACAGAGGAACAAGGGAAGTCTGTATTTAATTGGGTTAAAAAGATGATTGATGATAAGACATTCGCTAACTATGGTACAAATGGTGACAATATGGTCGCTGGTTTCCTTGCAGGAGATGTAGCAATGTTTATGCAATCTTCTGCTAGTGCGAGAGACGTAATTGATAATGCACCATTTGAAGTAGGTGTTGCATTTATTCCCCACCCAGAAGCAGTAGAAAGACAAGGGGTTGTTATTGGGGGAGCTAGCCTTTGGATGATGAAAGATAAGAGTGGTGAGGAGAAAAAGGCTGCTTGGGAATTTATGAAATACTTACAAACTCCAGAAGTGCAAGGGAAATGGCATGTTGGAACAGGGTATTTTGCGATAAATCCAGATGCTTATGATCAACAAGTTGTAAAAGATGCTTATGAACAGATGCCACAATTAAAAGTAACAGTTGAGCAGTTACAATCAACAAAGTCATCTTATGCTACTCAAGGAGCATTAATGGATATGATTCCAGAAGGTCGCCGTATTAGTGAAACGGCCCTTGAAACGGTTTATAACGGCGGGGATGTTGATGAAACATATAGCACGATGGTGAAACAGTTAAATGAAGCTATTGAAAAGGCGAATCGAGCAAGAAAATAAGATATAGGGGAATAGACCAACATGATTAAATAAATTTAATACTTGTTGGTCTGTTTCTATCCATTAGGCTCTTTTTAATACACTGTTGATTTTCTTGTAAAATAGGCGGAGAATTTCCGGCTAATGTTTATAGAGGGGGCTTAAGTAGTAGATATAAGCGGAGAAATTCCGAATAACTGCTTTAAATAAGACAAACTCCAAAGATTTGGATACTTTAAACGGAAAATCCTCCGTTATTTTTAAGGAAATATGGACATTTCCTAATTTAAACGGAAATATGCCGTTTATTTTTCACACACAGTAAACTCAACATTATTTATAACAGAGCTTTCTATTAAAAAGGAGGAGAAGAACATGAATCAAACAAAAGTATATGGACATAGAGGAGCAAAAGGAAAATATCCAGAAAATACACTTCTTAGTTTTAAACAAGCAATTTTACAAGGCGTAGATGGAATTGAATTAGATGTTCATATGACAAAGGATGGCGAAGTGGTTGTCATTCATGATGAATTTTTAAACCGTACA from Niallia sp. FSL W8-0635 carries:
- a CDS encoding pyridoxamine 5'-phosphate oxidase family protein, with translation MQEELETLRDLIKDVDTAMLTTISEEGLVSRPMKTQEVEFDGDLWFLTKKDTEKYEEILHENEVNVAYAGKSYVSIRGRAELVDDLAKKKELWSKAYEKIMQTSYDDPNIVLIKVKAESAEYWDTGSFTKNMVFFYKRITGQQAEDTNINETLEL
- a CDS encoding ABC transporter substrate-binding protein — its product is MTKSKQLLSMFLLSLVLLIVGCSNNTESSTNSEEEKEGPTTVTFWHSMGGAAQEALNTIVDEYNSSQDQVKVNAEYQGTYDEALTKFHTVAGTESAPTMMQVFEIGTKSMINSGFVEPIQTLVDEDGYDMSGLEENITNYYKIDDTFYSMPFNSSTPVMYYNKDAFKDAGLDPEKAPATFEEVEEAGKAIAKANPEMKGFALQAYGWLYEQLLANQGALLMNNDNGRTETPTEIGFTEEQGKSVFNWVKKMIDDKTFANYGTNGDNMVAGFLAGDVAMFMQSSASARDVIDNAPFEVGVAFIPHPEAVERQGVVIGGASLWMMKDKSGEEKKAAWEFMKYLQTPEVQGKWHVGTGYFAINPDAYDQQVVKDAYEQMPQLKVTVEQLQSTKSSYATQGALMDMIPEGRRISETALETVYNGGDVDETYSTMVKQLNEAIEKANRARK
- a CDS encoding DUF554 domain-containing protein, translating into MIGTLFNCFMILAGSTIGSLLKKGIKVEYQDILMQAMGLAATSLGIHSIVQYMPDSQYPVLFIVSLAIGGLIGERLDIENGFKRMVAKFSKGNLAEGLSTAILLFCAGTLSILGPIESALRGNHTYLFTNAILDGVTSIVLASTFGFGIAASALVLFLWQGFFYVTAGLLANFLTPDLLAEISIIGGILILSSGLSILGIKNFKTLNLLPALLIPAIWFLILKLV
- a CDS encoding carbohydrate ABC transporter permease codes for the protein MTLPMHRKIIFYILLTIAALLIFSPAIIAFLMSFMSSQDIMTGKIIPTGLTLDNYLKVFDRFPLMQYLLNSFVVSIVIMVGQLILASLAAYAFVFLEFKGRDFIFFIFIATMMVPFEASIIPNFQTIRNLNWLDHYNGLTIPFFATAFGTFLLRQNFKQIPKELKEASEIAGIGDFKFYLTVVLPMAKTSLITLGVYGFVTSWNMYLWPLLATTNDSVRTVQIGLRQLQSQEQLNEWGVIMAGAIIVVLPTLILLFLGQKKLQKGLTEGALK
- a CDS encoding ABC transporter ATP-binding protein — its product is MVAVEMKDISKSYDKQKSVIDEISLSIEEGEFFVLVGPSGSGKSTLLRMIAGLEEISGGVLKMNNQIVNHLPPKDRNLSMVFQNYALYPHLTVEQNILFGLRAKKVDKKEQQKRLQETAKMMGLTELLKRKPRELSGGQRQRVALARSVVSEAPICLMDEPLSNLDAKLRAHMRIEIRRLQKKLGLTMIYVTHDQVEAMTMGDRIMVLNDGKIQQVGEPITLYNQPANLFVASFIGSPKINLSKAKLIDHKLVLENGLQIMMDKEDTLPLLSHPNLTMGIRAEHIFPGTAEQTSHTLEVINVEQLGNETLLTFEVGKELWTAKWLGQWRIQVGDRVPVQLSSKNICFFDSESGELIRPAVAIKEQEVVGL
- a CDS encoding carbohydrate ABC transporter permease; translated protein: MSEIVYQQEAQHSVDFLKEKRKQRLQHLLKGMLFLLPSILLFSVFLFYPLGKTIYLSFFLTDNRGDPTVFVGLENYLEIFKSPIFLKSLKSTLLFALYTVPGTIIVSLFLAVLANEKLRGIGIFRTVFSSSMGISVAAASVFWMFLFHPTIGWLNRIVKAFGLDPIGWLTDPNWALLSVSVSTIWMNVGFTFLILLGGLQSIDSYLYESADIDGAGYFYKLRRITIPMLSPTLFFVLTVTLINAFQTFGQVDMLTRGGPQNETNLIVYSIYQEAFMNYQYGTASAQAIILFVIILVLTIIQFKLGERKVHYQ